A window of Halomonas sp. H10-9-1 contains these coding sequences:
- a CDS encoding spermidine/putrescine ABC transporter substrate-binding protein, whose protein sequence is MPMTPRRWAPLAGVSLLTLSVAAAADDGKLRLFNWSDYMDPAIIADFEAESGLEVVQNYYNSNAELFSKLTAGGDAQYDLIVPSDYFVPRLIDAGLVQPLAEEGEGLAGHDNILAEFRAPSYDPEGDYTVPYLWGATGIVYNTETWPEPAPSWGLLYDPEVNGDYPFALLKGDAQFTFGTACAFQGAGFDCVGQAPWVEAARLVIETRGRDNFVGFVDATAAIEQVASGVIHAGIAYNGDLAGKRAEDPETYGKLGFFIPEEGAQRWVDVMAIPARAPNPEAARAFIEYLLRPEVAARLANYNYYTTPNEAALERVDDALREPPVMPDAAARERLHFTPSVSGEQLELLQELWNEARSR, encoded by the coding sequence ACGGCAAGCTGCGGCTGTTCAACTGGTCCGACTACATGGACCCGGCGATCATCGCCGACTTCGAGGCCGAGAGCGGCCTGGAGGTGGTGCAGAACTACTACAACTCCAACGCCGAGCTGTTCTCCAAGCTCACCGCCGGCGGCGATGCCCAGTACGACCTGATCGTGCCCTCGGACTACTTCGTGCCGCGCCTGATCGACGCTGGCCTGGTGCAGCCGCTGGCCGAGGAGGGCGAGGGACTCGCGGGGCATGACAACATCCTCGCCGAGTTCCGGGCGCCGAGCTACGACCCGGAGGGCGACTACACCGTGCCCTACCTGTGGGGCGCCACCGGCATCGTCTACAACACCGAGACCTGGCCCGAGCCGGCACCCAGCTGGGGGCTTCTGTATGACCCCGAGGTCAACGGCGACTACCCCTTCGCGCTGCTCAAGGGCGATGCCCAGTTCACCTTCGGCACCGCCTGCGCCTTCCAGGGCGCCGGCTTCGACTGCGTGGGGCAGGCGCCCTGGGTGGAGGCGGCGCGGCTGGTGATCGAGACCCGCGGGCGCGACAACTTCGTCGGCTTCGTGGATGCCACGGCGGCCATCGAGCAGGTGGCCAGCGGCGTGATCCATGCCGGCATCGCCTACAACGGCGACCTCGCCGGCAAGCGCGCCGAGGACCCCGAGACCTACGGCAAGCTGGGCTTCTTCATCCCCGAGGAGGGGGCCCAGCGCTGGGTCGATGTCATGGCGATCCCCGCCCGGGCGCCCAATCCCGAGGCCGCCCGCGCCTTCATCGAGTACCTGCTGCGCCCCGAGGTGGCCGCCCGCCTGGCCAACTACAACTACTACACCACGCCCAACGAGGCCGCCCTGGAGCGGGTCGATGACGCCCTGCGCGAACCGCCGGTGATGCCCGACGCCGCCGCCCGAGAGCGGCTGCACTTCACCCCCTCGGTGAGCGGCGAGCAGCTGGAACTGCTGCAGGAGCTGTGGAACGAGGCGCGCAGCCGCTGA